A part of Streptomyces sp. NBC_01497 genomic DNA contains:
- a CDS encoding ROK family glucokinase codes for MSTYRDLAHRSTARDAVLRTVGTRERRSHLSAPRVPTVGIDIGGTKVMAGVVDADGQILEHLRTETPDKSKSPKVVEDTIVELVLDLSDRHDVHAVGIGAAGWVDADRSRVLFAPHLAWRDEPLKDALAARLAVPVMVDNDANTAAWAEWRFGAGRGEDHLVMITLGTGIGGAILEDGRVKRGKYGVAGEFGHMQVVPGGHRCPCGNRGCWEQYSSGNALVREARELAAADSPVAYNIIDRVNGNVHDITGPLITELAREGDAMCIELFQDIGQWLGVGIANLAAALDPSCFVIGGGVSAADDLLIGPARDAFRRQLTGRGYRPEARIVKAQLGPEAGMVGAADLARLVARRFRRANRRRAERHERYERYAQAIRNTRTSTPEQEPPS; via the coding sequence GTGAGCACCTACCGCGACCTCGCGCACCGCTCCACCGCCCGCGACGCCGTGCTGCGCACGGTCGGCACCCGCGAGCGCCGCTCCCACCTGAGCGCCCCCCGCGTGCCCACCGTCGGCATCGACATCGGGGGGACGAAGGTGATGGCCGGCGTCGTGGATGCCGACGGCCAGATCCTGGAGCACCTGCGCACCGAGACACCCGACAAGTCCAAGAGCCCGAAGGTCGTCGAGGACACCATCGTCGAGCTGGTCCTCGACCTGTCCGACCGGCACGACGTGCACGCCGTGGGCATCGGCGCGGCGGGGTGGGTCGACGCCGACCGCTCCCGCGTCCTGTTCGCCCCGCACCTCGCCTGGCGCGACGAGCCCCTCAAGGACGCGCTCGCCGCCCGGCTCGCCGTGCCCGTCATGGTCGACAACGACGCGAACACCGCCGCCTGGGCCGAGTGGCGCTTCGGGGCCGGCCGCGGCGAGGACCACCTCGTCATGATCACCCTGGGCACGGGCATCGGCGGCGCCATCCTGGAGGACGGCCGCGTCAAGCGGGGCAAGTACGGCGTCGCCGGTGAGTTCGGCCATATGCAGGTCGTGCCCGGCGGCCACCGCTGCCCCTGCGGCAACCGCGGCTGCTGGGAGCAGTACAGCTCCGGCAACGCGCTGGTCAGGGAGGCCCGTGAGCTCGCCGCCGCCGACTCGCCGGTCGCGTACAACATCATCGACCGGGTCAACGGCAACGTCCACGACATCACGGGGCCGCTGATCACCGAGCTCGCCCGTGAGGGCGACGCGATGTGCATCGAACTGTTCCAGGACATCGGCCAGTGGCTGGGCGTGGGCATCGCCAACCTGGCCGCCGCCCTGGACCCGTCCTGCTTTGTCATCGGCGGCGGCGTCAGCGCCGCCGACGACCTGCTGATCGGGCCGGCCCGCGACGCGTTCCGCCGCCAGCTCACGGGGCGTGGCTACCGGCCCGAGGCCCGTATCGTGAAAGCCCAGCTCGGCCCCGAGGCGGGCATGGTCGGCGCGGCCGACCTCGCCCGCCTCGTCGCCCGCCGGTTCCGGCGCGCCAACCGCCGCCGCGCCGAACGGCACGAACGCTACGAGCGCTACGCCCAGGCCATCAGGAACACCCGCACGTCCACCCCGGAGCAGGAACCGCCGTCATGA
- a CDS encoding ATP-binding cassette domain-containing protein — translation MIEAPEEITPGSEGPTPLVELADVSKYYGNIRALEGVSLEVHPGEITCVLGDNGAGKSTLIKIIAGLHQHDGGVLRIEGESAVLGSPREALDRGIATVYQDLAVVALMPVWRNFFLGSEPTRGRGPFRRLDAGFMRETTRAQLLRMGIDLRDVDQPIGTLSGGERQCVAIARAVYFGAKVLVLDEPTAALGVKQSGVVLKYVAAARDAGLGVVLITHNPHHAYLVGDRFVLLKRGAMAGSHTKDEIALEELIRQMAGGSELEELSHELERAPVSDHLGGRPDGGE, via the coding sequence ATGATCGAAGCACCCGAAGAGATCACCCCCGGGAGCGAGGGCCCCACGCCCCTCGTGGAGCTGGCCGACGTCAGCAAGTACTACGGCAACATCCGGGCGCTCGAAGGCGTCTCGCTGGAGGTGCACCCCGGCGAGATCACCTGCGTCCTCGGTGACAACGGTGCCGGCAAGTCCACCCTCATCAAGATCATCGCGGGGTTGCACCAGCACGACGGCGGTGTCCTGCGCATCGAGGGCGAGTCCGCGGTGCTCGGCTCGCCGCGCGAAGCCCTCGACCGGGGCATCGCCACCGTCTACCAGGACCTGGCCGTCGTCGCGCTGATGCCGGTCTGGCGCAACTTCTTCCTCGGCTCCGAGCCGACCAGGGGCCGGGGACCATTCCGCCGTCTCGATGCCGGCTTCATGCGGGAGACGACCCGTGCGCAGCTGCTGCGCATGGGCATCGACCTGCGCGACGTCGACCAGCCGATCGGCACCCTGTCCGGCGGCGAGCGGCAGTGCGTCGCCATCGCGCGCGCCGTCTACTTCGGTGCGAAAGTCCTCGTCCTGGACGAGCCCACCGCCGCGCTCGGCGTGAAGCAGTCCGGTGTCGTCCTGAAGTACGTGGCGGCCGCGCGGGACGCGGGCCTCGGCGTCGTCCTGATCACGCACAACCCCCACCACGCCTATCTCGTCGGCGACCGCTTCGTCCTGCTCAAGCGGGGTGCCATGGCAGGCAGCCACACCAAGGACGAGATCGCCCTGGAGGAGCTCATCCGGCAGATGGCGGGCGGCTCCGAGCTGGAGGAACTCAGCCACGAACTGGAACGGGCCCCCGTTTCGGACCATCTCGGCGGCCGGCCGGACGGCGGCGAGTAG
- a CDS encoding GntR family transcriptional regulator, giving the protein MTDQRGVPLPLEVDRTSPVPLYYQLAQQLEAAIEQGHLAPGSLLGNEIDLAGRLGLSRPTVRQAIQSLVDKGLLVRRRGVGTQVVHSQVKRPMELSSLYDDLEAAGQRPATRVLRHALQPASAEVAAALGVAEGAEVLLLERLRFAHDEPMAYLRNHLPAGLFDCDSERLEATGLYRVMRAGGITLHSARQSVGARAATVLEAARLAESAGAPLLTMERVTFDDTGRAVEFGSHVYRASRYSFEFQLLVRP; this is encoded by the coding sequence GTGACCGATCAGAGAGGTGTGCCACTCCCACTCGAAGTGGACCGTACCAGTCCGGTACCCCTCTACTACCAGCTGGCCCAGCAGTTGGAAGCGGCCATCGAGCAGGGGCACCTCGCCCCCGGCAGCCTCCTCGGCAACGAGATCGACCTCGCCGGCCGCCTCGGACTCTCCCGGCCCACGGTCCGCCAGGCCATCCAGTCCCTCGTGGACAAGGGCCTGCTGGTGCGCCGCCGGGGAGTCGGCACCCAGGTCGTGCACAGCCAGGTCAAACGCCCGATGGAGCTGTCCAGCCTCTACGACGACCTGGAGGCGGCCGGCCAGCGCCCCGCCACCCGGGTGCTGCGTCACGCGCTCCAGCCCGCGAGCGCCGAGGTCGCGGCGGCGCTCGGGGTGGCCGAGGGCGCCGAGGTGCTGCTGCTGGAGCGCCTGCGCTTCGCGCACGACGAGCCCATGGCGTACCTCCGCAACCACCTGCCCGCCGGGCTCTTCGACTGCGACAGTGAGCGCCTTGAGGCGACCGGGCTCTACCGCGTGATGCGGGCCGGCGGGATCACACTGCACAGCGCCCGGCAGTCCGTGGGCGCGCGCGCCGCGACCGTACTGGAGGCCGCCCGGCTCGCCGAGTCCGCCGGGGCGCCGCTGCTGACCATGGAACGGGTCACCTTCGACGACACGGGCCGGGCCGTCGAGTTCGGCTCCCACGTCTACCGTGCCTCGCGCTACTCGTTCGAATTCCAACTCCTCGTCCGTCCTTGA
- a CDS encoding extracellular solute-binding protein, with the protein MNRSRIRCALAALPVLALALTACGGGGGATKSASDHKLTIWMMTGGPGDSPLIKDVDAQFEKAHPGMKADVQIQQWDGVATKITTALASGNPPDIVEMGNTQTPLQTYSGGLADLTKDTASFTGSGSWLSGLSGPSRFDGKLYAVPLYGGTKVVMYNKKMFADAGIKAPPRSVGDLEKACGTLARTNKGTADFSGFYLPGQYWFNGMPFLFAKGGKVAAEKNGTWQAQMSSPADRAGLAAWKTFQNTCSTPSSVGVNTDSPDQDQLFADGKAAMAYVKAWEPAAVVEKNPKMKDDIGFFAMPGYSAGSTMPVIVSGSTIGIAAASPDRKAAEDWLRIITGRTFQQKMALKLNLLPISADFTPAGVPEQLTVAAAASKLSQALPNSPGEATLETERYNEQFFSKIAGGADIASSSAAYDKHATDAFNSLSN; encoded by the coding sequence ATGAACCGATCACGGATACGGTGCGCGCTCGCGGCGCTCCCGGTCCTCGCGCTCGCACTGACGGCGTGCGGCGGGGGCGGCGGCGCGACGAAGTCCGCCTCCGACCACAAGCTGACGATCTGGATGATGACCGGCGGCCCCGGTGACAGCCCCCTGATCAAAGACGTGGACGCCCAGTTCGAGAAGGCCCACCCGGGTATGAAGGCGGACGTCCAGATCCAGCAGTGGGACGGCGTCGCCACCAAGATCACCACGGCCCTGGCCAGCGGGAACCCGCCGGACATCGTGGAGATGGGCAACACCCAGACCCCGCTGCAGACCTACTCCGGCGGGCTGGCGGACCTCACGAAGGACACGGCGTCCTTCACCGGCTCCGGCAGCTGGCTGAGCGGGCTGTCGGGCCCCTCCCGGTTCGACGGCAAGCTGTACGCGGTACCGCTCTACGGCGGCACCAAGGTCGTCATGTACAACAAGAAGATGTTCGCGGACGCGGGCATCAAGGCTCCCCCGAGGTCCGTCGGCGACCTGGAGAAGGCGTGCGGCACGCTCGCCCGTACCAACAAGGGCACGGCCGACTTCTCAGGCTTCTACCTGCCGGGCCAGTACTGGTTCAACGGCATGCCCTTCCTGTTCGCCAAGGGCGGCAAGGTGGCCGCCGAGAAGAACGGCACGTGGCAGGCGCAGATGAGCTCGCCGGCCGACCGGGCCGGCCTCGCGGCCTGGAAGACGTTCCAGAACACCTGCTCCACCCCCTCCTCCGTCGGCGTCAACACCGACAGCCCCGACCAGGACCAGCTGTTCGCCGACGGCAAGGCGGCGATGGCCTACGTCAAGGCGTGGGAGCCCGCGGCCGTCGTCGAGAAGAACCCGAAGATGAAGGACGACATCGGCTTCTTCGCGATGCCCGGTTACAGCGCGGGCAGCACCATGCCCGTCATCGTCTCCGGTTCGACGATCGGCATCGCCGCGGCGAGTCCCGACCGCAAGGCGGCGGAGGACTGGCTGCGCATCATCACCGGCAGGACGTTCCAGCAGAAGATGGCGCTGAAACTCAACCTGCTGCCGATCTCGGCGGACTTCACTCCGGCCGGGGTGCCCGAGCAGCTGACGGTCGCGGCCGCGGCGAGCAAGCTCAGCCAGGCTCTGCCGAACAGCCCGGGCGAGGCGACGCTGGAGACGGAGCGCTACAACGAGCAGTTCTTCTCGAAGATCGCGGGCGGTGCGGACATCGCCTCGTCCTCGGCCGCGTACGACAAACACGCGACGGACGCCTTCAACTCCCTGAGCAACTGA
- a CDS encoding Gfo/Idh/MocA family protein: MRIGLIGTGRIGSFHAEVLSRHREVGALVVADTDAARAAAVADRTGATAAPSVDEIFSWGVDAVVIASATSSHAELIARAARAGLPAFCEKPIALDLAGTLGAIREVEAAGTVLQLGFMRRFDAGYAAARDLVLSGALGRLHTVRAITSDPAPPPAAYLPLSGGLYRDCLVHDFDILRWVTGREVSEVYATGSDEGPAMFREAGDVSTAAAVLTLDDGTLATATATRCNGAGYDVRMELAGTDDQFAVGLDDRTPITSTEPKGPPPCENPWPGFLERFAPAYEAEIDAFLDVVRGERANPCDAREALHALRIAEACERSRAEHRPVRLEEIPQA; encoded by the coding sequence ATGCGTATCGGACTTATCGGCACAGGCCGCATCGGAAGTTTCCACGCGGAAGTGCTCAGCCGCCACCGTGAGGTCGGCGCCCTGGTGGTGGCGGACACCGACGCGGCGCGCGCCGCGGCCGTCGCCGACCGTACGGGGGCAACCGCCGCCCCCTCGGTGGACGAGATCTTCAGCTGGGGTGTGGACGCGGTGGTCATCGCGTCGGCGACCTCGTCGCACGCCGAACTGATCGCGCGGGCCGCGCGCGCCGGACTCCCCGCGTTCTGCGAGAAGCCGATCGCGCTCGACCTCGCGGGCACGCTCGGCGCGATCCGGGAGGTCGAGGCCGCCGGGACCGTCCTGCAGCTCGGCTTCATGCGCCGCTTCGACGCGGGCTACGCGGCGGCCCGCGACCTGGTGCTCTCGGGAGCGCTCGGCCGGCTGCACACCGTGCGGGCGATCACCTCGGACCCGGCGCCGCCCCCGGCCGCGTACCTGCCGCTGTCGGGCGGCCTGTACCGGGACTGCCTCGTGCACGACTTCGACATCCTGCGCTGGGTGACAGGCCGCGAGGTGAGCGAGGTGTACGCGACGGGTTCCGACGAGGGCCCCGCGATGTTCCGCGAGGCCGGCGACGTGTCGACCGCCGCGGCCGTACTGACGCTGGACGACGGCACGCTCGCCACGGCGACCGCGACCCGGTGCAACGGCGCCGGCTACGACGTGCGCATGGAACTCGCAGGAACCGACGACCAGTTCGCCGTCGGCCTGGACGACAGGACGCCGATCACGTCGACCGAGCCGAAGGGCCCGCCGCCCTGCGAGAACCCCTGGCCGGGATTCCTTGAGCGGTTCGCCCCGGCGTACGAGGCGGAGATCGACGCGTTCCTCGACGTCGTACGCGGCGAGCGCGCGAACCCCTGCGACGCCCGCGAGGCCCTGCACGCGCTGCGTATCGCGGAAGCCTGCGAGCGCTCGCGGGCGGAACACCGCCCGGTGCGGCTGGAGGAGATCCCGCAGGCCTAG
- a CDS encoding sugar ABC transporter substrate-binding protein has product MRRAAGAVLAVTLAASALAGCSATGGKRAEERAAAAKAGGRSAVNTPKWTIGMVTHSADGDTFWDIVQSGAQQAAVKDNVKFLYAHSDQAQDQAQLVQSYIDKKVDGLIVTLAKPDAMKAVVAQATKAGIPVITVNSGAEQSKAFGALTHIGQDETTAGEAVGEQLDKEHRKKALCVIHEQGNVGLEQRCAGAKKTFTGQLQNLYVDGTSTPDVQSSIEAKLQADPSIDSVVTLGAPFADAALQAKQTAGSKAEIDTFDLNQQVAAKLGSGALGFAVDQQPYLQGYEAVDLLWLYKYNRDVLGGGNPVLTGPQIVTKKDASALEAYAKRGTR; this is encoded by the coding sequence GTGCGGCGAGCCGCCGGCGCGGTACTCGCGGTCACCCTCGCGGCCTCGGCGCTCGCGGGGTGCAGCGCCACCGGCGGCAAGCGCGCCGAGGAGCGCGCGGCGGCGGCGAAGGCGGGCGGACGCTCCGCCGTGAACACGCCGAAGTGGACGATCGGCATGGTCACCCACTCCGCCGACGGCGACACGTTCTGGGACATCGTCCAGAGCGGCGCCCAGCAGGCGGCGGTGAAGGACAACGTCAAGTTCCTCTACGCGCACAGCGACCAGGCCCAGGACCAGGCGCAGCTGGTCCAGTCCTACATAGACAAGAAGGTCGACGGCCTGATCGTCACGCTGGCCAAGCCCGACGCGATGAAAGCCGTCGTCGCCCAGGCCACCAAGGCGGGCATTCCGGTCATCACGGTGAACTCGGGTGCCGAGCAGTCCAAGGCGTTCGGCGCGCTCACCCACATCGGCCAGGACGAGACCACCGCGGGCGAGGCCGTCGGCGAGCAGCTCGACAAGGAGCACCGCAAGAAGGCCCTCTGCGTGATCCACGAGCAGGGCAACGTGGGCCTCGAACAGCGCTGCGCCGGAGCCAAGAAGACCTTCACGGGACAGCTGCAGAACCTGTACGTCGACGGCACCAGCACGCCCGACGTGCAGTCCTCCATCGAGGCCAAGCTCCAGGCCGACCCCTCGATCGACTCGGTCGTCACCCTGGGCGCGCCGTTCGCGGACGCGGCCCTCCAGGCGAAGCAGACCGCAGGGAGCAAGGCCGAGATCGACACCTTCGACCTCAACCAGCAGGTCGCCGCCAAGCTGGGCTCCGGCGCCCTCGGCTTCGCCGTCGACCAGCAGCCCTACCTCCAGGGCTACGAGGCCGTCGACCTGCTGTGGCTGTACAAGTACAACCGCGACGTCCTCGGCGGCGGCAATCCCGTCCTCACCGGCCCGCAGATCGTGACCAAGAAGGACGCGTCCGCCCTGGAGGCCTACGCCAAGCGGGGCACGCGATGA
- a CDS encoding ABC transporter permease yields the protein MTATAPSVRPPGDAPGGDERLLRASPLRKLMGRPELGSVVGAIAVFLFFALIADSFLRASSLATVLYAASTIGIMAVPVSLLMIGGEFDLSAGVMVTSSALVSSMFSYQMTANAWVGVGVSLVVTLAFGAFNGFMLTVTKLPSFIITLGTFLMLTGLNLGFTKLIDGTVSSKTIGDMWGFDSAREVFASTWTVGGMDLKVTILWWLVMIAVATWILLRTRFGNWIFAAGGNADMARAVGVPVKRTKILLYMGVGFGAWVAGQNLLFSFDAVQSGEGVGNELIYIIAAVIGGCLITGGYGSAIGSAVGALIFGMTNKGIVFAEWNPDWFKFFVGAMLLLATLLNTWVRRRAEESRS from the coding sequence ATGACCGCGACCGCGCCCTCCGTGCGGCCACCCGGCGACGCTCCCGGCGGTGACGAGCGACTGCTGCGGGCCTCCCCGCTGCGCAAGCTGATGGGCAGGCCCGAGCTCGGATCGGTCGTCGGCGCGATCGCCGTCTTCCTCTTCTTCGCCCTCATCGCGGACTCGTTCCTGCGCGCGTCCAGCCTCGCCACCGTGCTGTACGCGGCCTCGACCATCGGCATCATGGCCGTACCGGTGTCGCTGCTGATGATCGGCGGCGAGTTCGACCTGTCCGCCGGGGTGATGGTGACGAGCTCCGCGCTGGTCTCGTCGATGTTCAGCTACCAGATGACCGCGAACGCCTGGGTCGGCGTCGGGGTCTCGCTGGTCGTCACGCTCGCGTTCGGCGCGTTCAACGGCTTCATGCTGACCGTGACCAAACTCCCCAGCTTCATCATCACGCTGGGCACGTTCCTCATGCTCACCGGCCTGAACCTGGGCTTCACCAAGCTCATCGACGGCACCGTCTCCAGCAAGACCATCGGTGACATGTGGGGCTTCGACTCGGCCCGCGAGGTCTTCGCGTCCACCTGGACCGTCGGCGGCATGGACCTCAAGGTCACCATCCTGTGGTGGCTGGTGATGATCGCCGTCGCCACCTGGATCCTGCTGCGCACCCGCTTCGGCAACTGGATCTTCGCGGCCGGCGGCAACGCCGACATGGCGCGCGCCGTCGGCGTACCGGTCAAGCGCACCAAGATCCTGCTGTACATGGGCGTCGGCTTCGGCGCCTGGGTGGCCGGGCAGAACCTGCTGTTCTCCTTCGACGCGGTCCAGTCCGGCGAGGGGGTCGGCAACGAGCTGATCTACATCATCGCGGCCGTCATCGGCGGCTGCCTGATCACCGGCGGCTACGGCTCCGCCATCGGCTCGGCCGTCGGCGCCCTCATCTTCGGCATGACCAACAAGGGCATCGTCTTCGCCGAGTGGAACCCCGACTGGTTCAAGTTCTTCGTCGGAGCCATGCTCCTGCTGGCCACCCTGCTCAACACGTGGGTCCGCAGGCGCGCGGAGGAGTCACGATCATGA
- a CDS encoding ROK family transcriptional regulator: MRGIVATTSLPRTSNRSAVLAALLSGVEMDRQQLIADTGLSRATVFRIVDDLMGESLVREGRRMLREGPGRQSTSVGFNDRSALVCGIDLGGTNCRVVVADALGRAVIRSRDATPRDADADELAAWVAGRVTDLVARYGGGVPLHTVTIGLPGVVTGDGRSVVASHNLGQITGTRFIEAVSALLDVPTAVGNDSNLALLGELQYGSLPDRETAVLLAMGTGLGSAVSLEGQVLVGRTGLLGEFGRLPLPGREQRLRDLLSGADLVAYARGRGVDVPTAQTLFADPETYADLLAEVHGALTHLVTVVALAYEPSTVVLTGGFSESFGAGLLAGISDRVADTVGVRSVVRRSDLGDSAGLLGSMAASLGRLYEALGVSTEHSASIAVDRDLVVRRLAACPTTPGAPGAGHDTTPGTPHDDPMAEG, from the coding sequence GTGAGAGGAATTGTGGCAACTACCTCGCTCCCCCGCACGTCCAACCGCAGCGCCGTGCTCGCGGCTCTGCTGTCCGGCGTCGAGATGGACCGTCAGCAGCTCATCGCGGACACCGGCCTGAGCCGTGCCACGGTGTTTCGGATCGTGGACGACCTGATGGGCGAATCCCTCGTCCGGGAGGGCCGCCGGATGCTGCGCGAAGGCCCCGGCAGGCAGTCGACGTCCGTGGGCTTCAACGACCGCTCCGCCCTCGTCTGCGGAATCGACCTCGGCGGCACCAACTGCCGCGTGGTGGTGGCCGACGCTCTGGGCCGCGCCGTCATCAGGAGCCGGGACGCCACTCCGCGGGACGCGGACGCCGACGAACTCGCCGCGTGGGTGGCGGGCCGGGTCACCGACCTCGTCGCCCGCTACGGCGGCGGCGTCCCGCTGCACACCGTGACGATCGGCCTGCCCGGTGTGGTCACCGGCGACGGCCGGTCCGTCGTCGCCTCGCACAATCTCGGCCAGATCACCGGTACCCGGTTCATCGAGGCGGTCTCCGCACTGCTCGACGTGCCCACCGCCGTCGGCAACGACTCCAACCTCGCCCTGCTGGGCGAACTCCAGTACGGGTCGCTGCCGGACCGGGAGACCGCCGTCCTGCTCGCGATGGGCACCGGTCTCGGCTCCGCCGTCAGTCTCGAAGGGCAGGTCCTGGTCGGCAGGACCGGCCTCCTCGGGGAGTTCGGCCGCCTCCCGCTGCCCGGCCGCGAGCAGCGGCTGCGCGATCTGCTCTCCGGCGCCGACCTGGTGGCGTACGCACGCGGCAGGGGCGTGGACGTACCGACGGCGCAGACCCTGTTCGCCGACCCGGAGACGTACGCGGACCTGCTGGCCGAGGTGCACGGCGCCCTGACCCACCTCGTCACGGTCGTGGCCCTCGCCTACGAGCCGAGCACCGTGGTGCTCACCGGCGGCTTCTCCGAGTCGTTCGGCGCGGGCCTGCTGGCCGGGATCAGCGACCGGGTCGCCGACACGGTCGGCGTCCGCAGCGTGGTGCGCAGGTCCGACCTCGGCGACTCCGCGGGGCTGCTCGGCTCCATGGCCGCCTCGCTCGGCCGGCTCTACGAGGCGCTCGGCGTCAGCACGGAGCACTCCGCGTCGATCGCCGTCGACCGCGACCTGGTCGTACGCCGCCTCGCCGCGTGCCCGACCACCCCCGGCGCCCCGGGCGCCGGCCACGACACCACTCCCGGCACCCCGCACGACGACCCGATGGCAGAAGGGTGA
- a CDS encoding cytochrome P450 family protein, translating to MATFELADLGADFTSNPYPHYAKMREMGPVHEMRGADGWRFWLVVGHEECRAAFGDARLSKSSPAQDDEDRIMGRHLLIADPPHHTRLRRLVSREFTPRRVAALRPRVQEITDGLLDAMLPAGRGDLVDALSFPLPITVICELLGVPDSDRDSFRAWSNDVVAPTDPERSRTSVFAMRDYLDALIAKRRGAEPGDDLLSGLLRTEAEGDDRLSAEEVRAMAFILLVAGHETTVNLISNGVRALLENPDQLAALRADPGLLDGAIEEMLRYDGPVENATFRFTREPIAYDGAEIPAGEPVLIGLASADRDPERFAAPDTFDIRRSAEGGAAHLAFGHGIHFCLGAPLARLEAKIAIGTLLERAPDLALDTPSAAYDWLPGMLIRGTRHLPLRW from the coding sequence ATGGCTACGTTCGAACTCGCCGACCTGGGAGCCGACTTCACGTCGAACCCGTATCCGCACTACGCGAAGATGCGGGAAATGGGCCCCGTGCACGAGATGCGCGGAGCCGACGGCTGGCGGTTCTGGCTGGTGGTCGGGCACGAGGAGTGCCGTGCGGCCTTCGGCGACGCCCGGCTGTCCAAGAGCTCACCGGCGCAGGACGACGAGGACCGGATCATGGGCCGCCACCTGCTGATCGCGGACCCGCCCCACCACACCCGGCTGCGCCGCCTCGTCTCGCGCGAGTTCACCCCGCGGCGCGTGGCGGCCCTGCGTCCGCGCGTGCAGGAGATCACCGACGGCCTGCTCGACGCGATGCTGCCCGCAGGCCGGGGCGACCTGGTCGACGCGCTCTCCTTCCCCTTGCCCATCACCGTGATCTGCGAGTTGCTGGGCGTGCCGGACAGCGACCGCGACTCGTTCCGGGCCTGGTCGAACGACGTCGTCGCGCCCACGGACCCGGAGCGGAGCAGGACCTCGGTCTTCGCCATGCGGGACTACCTGGACGCGCTGATCGCGAAGCGGCGGGGGGCCGAACCCGGCGACGACCTGCTGTCCGGCCTGCTGCGCACGGAGGCGGAGGGTGACGACCGGCTCTCGGCCGAGGAGGTGCGGGCCATGGCCTTCATCCTGCTCGTCGCGGGCCACGAGACCACCGTCAACCTGATCTCCAACGGGGTCCGCGCCCTGCTGGAGAACCCGGACCAGCTCGCCGCGCTGCGCGCCGATCCTGGGCTGCTCGACGGCGCGATCGAGGAGATGCTGCGCTACGACGGGCCGGTCGAGAACGCGACCTTCCGTTTCACCCGCGAGCCCATCGCGTACGACGGCGCGGAGATCCCCGCGGGGGAGCCGGTGCTCATCGGGCTGGCCTCCGCGGACCGCGACCCGGAGCGGTTCGCCGCACCGGACACCTTCGACATCCGCAGGTCGGCCGAGGGCGGCGCGGCCCATCTGGCCTTCGGCCACGGCATCCACTTCTGCCTGGGCGCGCCGCTGGCCCGGCTGGAGGCGAAGATCGCGATCGGCACGCTGCTGGAGCGCGCGCCGGACCTCGCGCTGGACACGCCCTCCGCCGCGTACGACTGGCTGCCGGGCATGCTGATCCGCGGCACCCGGCACCTGCCGTTGCGCTGGTAG
- a CDS encoding sugar kinase, giving the protein MTPPSASPTNPPSTDDGGKPPEDLRHRNRRRLLTLIVIVLLVGVPAGYLAIAAEQSRDSGRKSEAEAAATGLQPVRPAGFRKRIYDLPIPAGASKVRYYETNNWKNSRLYAQFDLTSGRLDTFLNQMGTNRSSLKPGAVTIPLRDQKIAKWDFSVPDHLWAGLVYKQKDPLPTVDIIVDLSDPAMPRVYAVSTAKP; this is encoded by the coding sequence ATGACCCCGCCGTCCGCGTCACCGACGAACCCGCCGTCCACGGACGACGGCGGGAAGCCGCCGGAGGACCTCCGCCACCGCAACCGCAGGCGCCTGCTGACCCTCATCGTCATCGTGCTGCTCGTCGGGGTGCCCGCGGGCTATCTCGCGATCGCCGCCGAGCAGAGCCGCGACAGCGGCCGCAAGAGCGAGGCGGAGGCGGCGGCCACCGGCCTGCAGCCCGTGCGGCCCGCCGGGTTCCGCAAGCGCATCTACGACCTGCCGATCCCGGCGGGCGCCTCGAAGGTGCGCTACTACGAGACCAACAACTGGAAGAACAGCCGGCTGTACGCGCAGTTCGACCTGACCTCGGGGCGCCTCGACACCTTCCTCAACCAGATGGGCACCAACCGGTCCTCCCTGAAACCCGGGGCGGTGACGATCCCCCTGCGTGACCAGAAGATCGCGAAGTGGGACTTCTCGGTGCCCGACCACCTCTGGGCGGGGCTCGTGTACAAGCAGAAGGACCCGCTGCCCACGGTCGACATCATCGTGGACCTCTCCGACCCGGCGATGCCCCGCGTCTACGCCGTCTCCACGGCCAAGCCGTAA